Proteins encoded together in one Halorubellus sp. JP-L1 window:
- a CDS encoding PHP domain-containing protein yields MGSDEFRVDAHVKVLSDAVVERAKRRGVDALVYAPHFEQLPDVREAAARYSDDELLVVPGREVFTGTWRNRRHVLAIGLSEPVPDFITLEGAMAEFDRQDATVLVPHPTFLNVSLGYEEIQRYRDQIAAVEAYNPKLLGGWADRAKRLVADFDVAPFGSSYAHVPGSVGEVWTAFDGEIQTPADVVDAFESDDARRVGRRSSLSHRFWKAVEFSHLGFENTWAKVDRTFLQGTEPTHPRHLLYGSRFDDVAVYE; encoded by the coding sequence ATGGGGAGCGACGAGTTCCGGGTGGACGCGCACGTGAAGGTGCTGTCGGACGCGGTCGTCGAGCGCGCGAAGCGCCGCGGGGTGGACGCGCTCGTGTACGCGCCGCACTTCGAGCAGTTGCCGGACGTCCGGGAGGCGGCGGCGCGGTACAGCGACGACGAGCTGCTCGTCGTCCCGGGCCGCGAGGTGTTCACGGGGACGTGGCGGAACCGTCGGCACGTGCTCGCGATCGGGCTCTCGGAGCCCGTGCCGGACTTCATCACGCTCGAGGGCGCGATGGCCGAGTTCGACCGGCAGGACGCGACGGTGCTCGTCCCGCACCCGACGTTCCTGAACGTGAGTCTCGGGTACGAGGAGATCCAGCGGTACCGCGACCAGATCGCGGCCGTAGAGGCGTACAACCCGAAGCTCCTCGGTGGGTGGGCCGACCGCGCGAAGCGCCTCGTGGCGGACTTCGACGTGGCGCCGTTCGGGTCGTCGTACGCGCACGTGCCGGGGAGCGTCGGCGAGGTGTGGACGGCGTTCGACGGCGAGATCCAGACGCCCGCGGACGTCGTCGACGCGTTCGAGAGCGACGATGCGCGTCGCGTCGGGCGACGGTCGTCGCTCTCGCATCGGTTCTGGAAGGCAGTGGAGTTCTCGCACCTCGGGTTCGAGAACACGTGGGCGAAGGTCGACCGCACGTTCCTGCAGGGCACCGAGCCGACGCATCCGCGCCACCTCCTGTACGGCTCTCGGTTCGACGACGTCGCCGTCTACGAGTGA
- a CDS encoding metal-dependent hydrolase, producing MNKKGHILNGALLALGLAYIRSPLGDQPLAADVETLLVDATLLLPPLVLGALLPDIDTAFGKHRKTLHNLPLLAAFVAYPFFFGNLEFVWIGIATHYVLDVLGSKRGIALFYPFSSKEYGFPIGVRTSSSWSGPMTIAITGFEIAVCALVAAVAISGFDFQLETARQTITALYP from the coding sequence ATGAACAAGAAGGGACATATCCTCAACGGAGCACTTCTGGCACTGGGGCTCGCGTACATCCGGTCGCCGCTCGGCGACCAGCCGCTGGCGGCCGACGTCGAGACGCTCCTCGTCGACGCGACGCTGCTCCTCCCGCCGCTCGTGCTCGGCGCACTGCTTCCCGACATCGACACCGCGTTCGGGAAACACCGCAAGACCCTCCACAACCTCCCGCTGCTCGCCGCCTTCGTCGCCTACCCGTTCTTCTTCGGGAACCTCGAGTTCGTGTGGATCGGCATCGCCACGCACTACGTGCTCGACGTCCTCGGGAGCAAGCGCGGCATCGCGCTATTCTACCCGTTCTCCTCGAAGGAGTACGGGTTCCCCATCGGCGTCCGGACGTCGAGCAGCTGGTCCGGCCCGATGACGATAGCCATCACGGGCTTCGAGATCGCGGTGTGCGCGCTCGTCGCCGCCGTCGCGATCAGCGGCTTCGACTTCCAGCTCGAGACGGCCCGGCAGACGATCACCGCGCTCTACCCATAG
- a CDS encoding CinA family protein has product MAVGDRLREREETVAVAESCTGGLVGARITTVPGASDYFEEGVVTYAYGAKERRLGVNREALDAHGAVSEPVARQMARGVRDTADATWGVSTTGVAGPTGGTDDAPVGTVYVGVAYAAPWGSEASFASVERYAFDGDRAAVRDATVTAALADLVDAIDGEAERTDS; this is encoded by the coding sequence ATGGCGGTCGGCGACCGGCTGCGCGAGCGCGAGGAGACCGTCGCCGTCGCGGAATCCTGTACGGGCGGCCTCGTCGGCGCGCGCATCACGACCGTCCCGGGGGCGTCGGACTACTTCGAAGAGGGCGTCGTGACCTACGCGTACGGCGCGAAGGAGCGACGCCTCGGCGTGAATCGAGAGGCGCTCGACGCCCACGGCGCCGTCTCGGAACCGGTCGCGCGCCAGATGGCACGGGGCGTGCGCGACACCGCCGACGCGACATGGGGCGTCTCGACGACGGGCGTCGCCGGGCCGACCGGCGGTACCGACGACGCCCCCGTCGGCACCGTCTACGTCGGCGTCGCCTACGCCGCGCCCTGGGGGAGCGAGGCGTCGTTCGCGTCCGTCGAGCGCTACGCGTTCGACGGCGACCGTGCGGCCGTGCGCGACGCGACGGTGACCGCCGCGCTAGCGGACCTCGTCGACGCGATCGATGGGGAGGCAGAACGGACAGATTCCTGA
- a CDS encoding pyridoxal phosphate-dependent aminotransferase — protein sequence MEYETPLFFHVMSYAADADRDVVDMVSGNPDWEPPEALRDGLREYADFAGDRFQYPPSEGLAHLREEIAQRRGVDPEQIIVTNGGGEANYLAMARALERQPGGDVILTDPVYPYYPGKTTMLGGEQVFVPAESDGQLDPERVREAASEDTAAIVVNSPNNPTGAVYPRETVEDLVAIAEANDAVLVSDEVYDHYDLSGSFVSALSVDSDHRVVTNSFSKTFAATGLRVGYAIFPHDLVEDAKSRHMLVNVATTRPGQHAAYRALRETDPAYHEANRELLRERVDAFTSALDDAGAEYTVPDGAFYVLARFEGFPGTLENVERLVDEAGVAGMPGEAFGDAYDDWLRFALVTPRVDEAAQRLAAYFD from the coding sequence ATGGAGTACGAGACGCCGCTGTTCTTCCACGTGATGTCGTACGCGGCCGACGCGGACCGGGACGTCGTCGACATGGTGAGCGGGAACCCGGACTGGGAGCCGCCGGAGGCACTCCGTGACGGCCTCCGCGAGTACGCGGACTTCGCCGGCGACCGGTTCCAGTACCCGCCGAGCGAGGGGCTGGCGCACCTCCGCGAGGAGATCGCCCAGCGTCGCGGCGTCGACCCCGAGCAGATAATCGTGACGAACGGCGGGGGGGAGGCGAACTACCTCGCGATGGCGCGCGCGCTGGAACGCCAGCCGGGTGGCGACGTGATCCTCACCGACCCCGTCTACCCGTACTATCCGGGGAAGACGACGATGCTCGGCGGCGAGCAAGTGTTCGTGCCCGCCGAGAGCGACGGGCAACTCGACCCCGAGCGGGTCCGCGAGGCGGCGAGCGAGGACACCGCCGCGATCGTCGTGAACTCGCCGAACAACCCGACTGGCGCCGTGTACCCGCGCGAGACCGTGGAGGACCTCGTCGCCATCGCGGAGGCGAACGACGCGGTCCTGGTGAGCGACGAGGTGTACGACCATTACGACCTCTCGGGGTCGTTCGTGAGCGCGCTCTCCGTCGACAGCGACCACCGGGTCGTCACGAACTCGTTCTCGAAGACGTTCGCCGCCACCGGCCTCCGCGTCGGGTACGCGATATTCCCCCACGACCTCGTCGAGGACGCGAAGAGCCGGCACATGCTCGTGAACGTCGCGACGACGCGCCCCGGCCAGCACGCCGCGTACCGCGCGCTCCGCGAGACCGACCCCGCGTACCACGAGGCCAACCGCGAACTGCTCCGCGAGCGCGTGGACGCGTTCACGAGCGCGCTCGACGACGCCGGCGCGGAGTACACCGTCCCCGACGGCGCGTTCTACGTCCTCGCGCGCTTCGAGGGGTTCCCGGGGACGCTCGAGAACGTCGAGAGACTGGTCGACGAGGCGGGCGTCGCGGGGATGCCCGGCGAGGCGTTCGGGGACGCGTACGACGACTGGCTGCGCTTCGCGCTCGTCACGCCCCGCGTCGACGAGGCAGCGCAGCGGCTCGCGGCCTACTTCGACTGA